TGGGTTTTAAAATAAGTGATGATCTTTTTAATCAGATAAATGAGGTAAAATACCTAACTGTGGAAAATACTTGGAGATACCGACCTATAATCAGGATCATGCATGATTTGCATTTGCGGTATAAGTACTGGATACACAAAGAAGAAATTTACCATGAGCTTAAAAAATATCCCCAATTTAAAGATTACACTTTAGATAATCTTAAAAATGATCTAGATTATTTGGTGGAAAATAAAAATTTAGTAGCACTACAAGATACAAAAAAGGTAAAGACATTAGAAGAATTTAAAAACCGTCAGTTTCAGTACCAGCTTTCCCTGTACACCATTGAAATTGAACGGATGGTTATGGGACTGGAGAATATTAAAGGGGAAAATAAAGGCACTTTAGATTCAGAATTAGTTTATTCTTTTAGGAAAAAACTAGAAGGATTTTTAGATATTAAAGGAGCTCCCCCTAAAAAAGTTTACTCATGGTGGAGTGAAGTTAGTGATGATTTTAAAAAGATCAATGAAAACTACCAAGATTATATTAAAAGTTTTTATAGCCCTAAAGTTGAAGAATTGATGCAAACTACTGCATTTTTAATGTACAAAGAAAACTTTATAAAATACCTACGGGAATTTATTAAAGGCCTTCAAGAAAATATTTACTATATCCAAAAAGTTTTTTCAAATATCGATGACCAAGAAATTGAAGTTGCTTTTACCAAAGTGTTAGAATATGAAAAAACCATTCCTAGAATAAACTATAATCTCGATGAATCCTCTTTTTTAAAGACAAATATTGAAAGATGGTATAGTATTAAAAATTGGTTTATTTCACATAAAGAGGAAAAAAGTGATTGTGAATTGATTTTAGATATCACCAATGAAATAATCATGAAAATAACCCGTTATGCCTCCCAAATTTCAGAACGGCGAAACAGTGGAGCTAATAGGAGAATGGAGTATAGAAAACTTTTAGAAATTTTTCATAACTGTCAGAGTTTAGAAGATGCCCACAAATTGTCTGCTGTAACTATAGGGCTCTTTAATAGCCGTCATATTGCTGGAAATACTTTAAGGGAAACGGAAAGTATTAATAGCAGTATATTTGAAGAAAAACCCCACGAAGTAGTTATAAAACCTAGGACTAGAAATTATCGGGAAAGGGTAACTAAAAATCCCATAGAAGATAAAAGGGAGCAAAAAGAACTCTTGAAAAGGGAATTGCAACAAAAGCGGGAAATGGAGCGGCAGGTTGTGGAAGAATTGATTGTCGAAAATAAAATTGTCTTTAAAGATTTACCCCAATTAGACCAATTTCAGAGAAATACTTTGTTACGCTGGTTATCCCGGGCCACTAACAATAAAAGTAAAAAAAGTAAAACAGAGTACGGTAGAGAATATAAGGTTGTTTTAATAGATGATCAAAAGATTTCTGTAAGCTGTCAAGATGGAAGATTAATTATGCCCAATTACGAGCTCCACTTTTTTTAAAGCTATAACGGTGAAAGGGTGACAAAGGTGGAATTACTTAAAATATTGTTAGATAACTATATAATTTTAAAAGAAGAAAACCGAGATTTATATTATGATATCAAAGATAACTACAAAAATTTTAAAACATTTGTTGAAGAAAAACTTGGATACAATTTAATAATTCATCAGGATTTTATCAAATTAGAAAAGTTCCCTGGAAGGGTAGAAAGTTGGATGGGGATTGAGGAGTTTAAAGATAAATTAGACTACTGTTTTTTTATTCTTCTTTTGATGTTCTTAGAAGATAAAGGTAAGGAAGAACAATTTATTTTGTCATCTTTCATCGATTATATTAACGGAAATTTTGAACTGGAAAAGATCGATTGGACTATTTATTCTAATAGAAGATCATTGATCCGGACTTTGAAATTTGCTCAAAAAATATATTTAATTAAAGTTACAGATGGGGAAGAACAAAACTTTGCCGATAATGAAGGGGGAGAAGTCCTATATGAAAACACCGGGATTTCTAAATATGTAGTCAGGACCTTTCCAGTAGATATTTCCCAG
This window of the Anaerobranca californiensis DSM 14826 genome carries:
- a CDS encoding TIGR02677 family protein, with translation MGFKISDDLFNQINEVKYLTVENTWRYRPIIRIMHDLHLRYKYWIHKEEIYHELKKYPQFKDYTLDNLKNDLDYLVENKNLVALQDTKKVKTLEEFKNRQFQYQLSLYTIEIERMVMGLENIKGENKGTLDSELVYSFRKKLEGFLDIKGAPPKKVYSWWSEVSDDFKKINENYQDYIKSFYSPKVEELMQTTAFLMYKENFIKYLREFIKGLQENIYYIQKVFSNIDDQEIEVAFTKVLEYEKTIPRINYNLDESSFLKTNIERWYSIKNWFISHKEEKSDCELILDITNEIIMKITRYASQISERRNSGANRRMEYRKLLEIFHNCQSLEDAHKLSAVTIGLFNSRHIAGNTLRETESINSSIFEEKPHEVVIKPRTRNYRERVTKNPIEDKREQKELLKRELQQKREMERQVVEELIVENKIVFKDLPQLDQFQRNTLLRWLSRATNNKSKKSKTEYGREYKVVLIDDQKISVSCQDGRLIMPNYELHFF